The genomic stretch CGTGAAGTTCGTGTCAGTTCCAGTTGAGCAGCTTGTTTTATGAATATCAGAGTTATTGGTCTCTTACGTGTCCCTGCATTTAGATGCCAGCAGATGTAACTGTAGTGAAAAGTAGAGAGACCCAGGAACACTTACTGCTACTGTGCATGATGAGCCAGGAAAAGGCTGGCAATGGGTGTGAAAGTGTGTTAGCCTGCAGACGTCCAGGTGAGTATATCCAAGGGACAGCCTCCAGCCACACCCAGCACCACACGGATATAACCAGCATGTGATGGAAAGGTCCAGGGGAGCCCTTTTCCATTGcctttttagaaacaaaaagaacctgTTTAGAAAGGATTTGTGGTTGCAGAGACAGACTGGCAAAATGTAATGTTTCCTTATTTAGATGTTATGAATAGATATTATTtatgtgaaaatgttttaatataggAAACTTTTTATGTTATATATGAACTTTAGTACAGAAAATGTTACAAGGCTATTTCTCCTCTGGCCTGTTCTTTCATGTTCTTGCATATATTAAATGCCACTTATTGAATTCTCTTGTAATATCTAGATGTCTCATGTATCTGCTGCAAGATCCTTGGGGTAGTTAAGGTTATAAAATCTTCTATACAGCTGACTGGGATTACCTACAGACTTTCCTGAGACCAGCAATATTCCCCATTATTTTGACATCACTCAGCCTAGTATGTTTCCATAAACACGGTAAAGCCACATATTTTTTTAGTCTAAGCTTTCAATGTTgtccaaatattttattaaccatAAAGTAATTgtataatattattaattttttgtggGCTATTGTGTCTGTTTCATGACTTTTGGGGAAGATGTACAAAGtatcttttgttcattttcaagAGCTCAGGAGACCTGTGGGAAGGCATTTAATGACTTCTTTGGGTAGAGGTTTCTATCCACATTAACAAGTCAGGCTCCAGTGGATTGAAATTGCTGTTGCATGAAATTGCTTTTCTATTATTTACAATTGTGTTCTTTTCTTGAAATTTCTTCTTTCAGAGAAGAGTTCCAGCCACAAATGCATTTACCGCTAAGGCGAAGTGCAGACACGAAAAGGATACTTCCATTTGAGTGTTTTCAGATAGGATTTCATGCCTTTCTCGTGTTTTCCATGCTCCTGACTTTCTTTCCTAAAATGTTTAAGATTGTAACGGTTAAACAGCTTAGGACTTGCAAGCTCAGTGTTTCTGAATGAAGATCACAAGTAGAGATTTTATTACAGCATAAATACCTCAGAGGAGTCCTCGGCCTAGGTCCATACTGAGTTTCTTCATCAGCTGTGACCTGAAGCTTCAGCTCCTAGGATGGCAGACAAGCTTCCCACAGAGTTTGATGTGATTATAATAGGGACAGGTTTGCCCGAGTCCATCCTGGCAGCTGCATGTTCAAGAAGCGGACAGAGAGTTCTACATGTTGACTCAAGAAGTTACTACGGAGGGAACTGGGCGAGTTTCAGCTTTACAGGTTTGCTGTCCTGGCTGAAGGACTGTCAACAGAGCCATGACAGCGAGGAAGACACGACCGCCTCGTGGCAAGACCTGATCCATGACACCGAAGAAGCCGTCGCCCTTTGCAGGAAGGATGGAACCATTCAGCACACAGAAGTCTTCTGTTATGTCAGCCAGGATGCTGGGGACAGCACTCAAAAGACTGATGCTCTGCAGAGAAGTCCTTCCTCAGAGGCATCTGCTACCCTGGCTGACTCTCTGGATTCTGCAGGCTTGCCCAAAGAAAGGCACTCAGCGTACTTTTCAAGCCACGAAGTGCCTTCTGAACATACAGAGAGAAGTGATAGAGAGCCTTCATCCTCCCCAGCTGATGCAGAGAACtcactggagaaagaaaaggagcatgAAGATGAAACTGGTACCCAGGCGGTTTCAGATGGAGATAAAGATGAAGACACACTTGATGTAGAAGACAAcactgagaaaccaaagagaaGCAGGATTACATACCCTCAAATGATTAAGGAGAGCCGGAGATTTAATATTGACTTGGTATCAAAGCTGCTTTATTCTCAAGGATCATTGATTGATCTTCTAATCAAATCAAATGTTAGTCGTTATGCAGAATTTAAGAACGTCACTAGGATCCTTGCATTTTGGGAAGGGAAAGTGGAACAGGTGCCTTGCTCCAGAGCAGATGTCTTTAATAGTAAAGGGCTCACTATGGTTGAAAAGAGGATGCTAATGAAATTCCTCACATTCTGTCTAGACTATGAACAACATTCTGACGAATACCAAGATTTCAAACAATGTTCATTTTCTGAGTACCTAAAAACTAAACAGTTAACACCCAGCCTCCAACATTTCATACTGCACTCCATTGCAATGACATCAGAGCCGTCCTGCACTACATTAGATGGCCTTAAAGCAACCAAAACCTTCCTTCAGTGTCTTGGACGGTTTGGCAACACTCCCTTTATATTCCCTTTATATGGCCAAGGAGAAATTCCCCAGTGTTTCTGCAGGATGTGTGCTGTGTTTGGTGGAATCTATTGTCTTCGCCATAAAGTCCAATGCCTTGTAGTTGATAAAGACTCCGGAAGATGTAAAGGAATCATAGACCACTTTGGTCAGAGAATAAGTGCCAGCTATTTTATTGTGGAAGACAGTTACCTTTCTAAGGAAGCGTGTTCAAATGTGCAGTATCAGCAGATCTCGAGGGCCGTGCTCATCACAGACCGGTCCATCCTGGAGACAGATTCAGACCAGCAGGTTTCCATTCTGACAGTGCCTCCGCTAGAGCCAGGGACCGGTTCCATTCGGGTCATGGAGTTATGCCCATCAACCATGACATGCATGAAGGACAGCTATCTGGTCCACCTGACCTGTGTCTCTTCAAAAACAGCCAGGGAAGACTTGGAACCCGTGGTGAAGCAGTTATTCATCCCTTTTGCAGAAGCAGAAGACCAGGAAGAACTCAGAAAACCGAGACTCTTGTGGGCTCTTTATTTTAACATGAGGGATTCCTCAGGGGTGAGCCGAAGCTCGTACTGCGGCTTGCCTCCCAACGTGTACGTCTGCTCTGGGCCTGACTGTGGACCAGGGAATGAGCATGCCGTCAAGCAGGCGGAAGCACTGTTCCAGGAGATCTTCCCCAACGAAGAGTTCTGCCCCCCTCCACCAAATCCAGAAGACATTATCTTTGAGGGTGAGGGTTAGCAACCAGATGCTCCTGGAGTCAGTTACCGCCTAGCTTGACACCCCAGGGACAACAAGAACTTGCAAAGCCCATGCCACCTTCAAAATTAAAGCAGACTGGAAATATTTTCATCCTGACCTTAAAATAGCGTCATTTGAAAGACAGCTGCAGTTTGTGGTAAGCGCTGTTGACATGTCTTCAACACTGAGACACTGGGTACCAAATAGCTCTGCTAATCTGTCAGCAGCTAACTGATTTGTGGTGACTCAGCCTTTTTGGTTCCTAACTGGCTCCAGGAATCCATAATCTCTGAGTGTCGTtagctttcttttacttttgggtCCCACAGTGGCAACTTTGCTTATCTTAATAGGTAATATCGCACTTGCTTCTGTGTTCAGGTTTTATCATTGTCTACACAAAACTAATGTCCGAGGACTATTGTAGTTACTGCTGTAGCTACTACTGCTGCTACCACCTCAGATGCATAGAGGAGCACGTAAGTCCTAACCATGTGAGCTGTTTGTAtagcatgtatacacatagagCTGGTAGTAGGAGTAGCAGCTGGTACAAGTGTTCATTTGATAAAACACAACTGTCTGTTAGAAGCGTGGCCATGGTCCTGTGTCTTGGGATTGATATTTACATGTGATTTTACCTGCTTGACCTTTGTGACTAAGGAGGCAATGAGCCTGCTGTGCCCTGCTACTTTGCAGAAAGAGTGCCTCTTAGGAGTCGAAGAAGCTCATGTATGAGATACATTGCAATCAGGGCATGGTGGCTTATTCATGTAATGCTGTCATgtaggaagttgaggcaggaggactcctGTAAAGtccagaccatcctgggctacagttGAGtctcatttcaaaacaaaaccacccccCTACCCCCAAAAGAAGTATATTACAGGAAAATTAAAGGGACCAGatttattcagaaaatttctATAGAACTGACACTAACACTTAAGAGAACTTCTAACAATTAACTGAGGCTAGCATTAATTAATAAGTTACCCTAGGAAAAGGTTCTTCAGGATAGGTGTTGAGAATATTCCAGAAAGGGTTTCCCAAGGAGGAATAGTGGTGCATCTTAACGCGGAGTTATAGATGTCTATAAAGTTAGAGGTTTCCTCATCCAGGTTTCTCAGGGTGAAGCATGACACCTGGTTGGCTGTACTGCTTTATAAACATTGGTAACTGACAGAAAATGTCTCTTCTACTACATGTCTGTTACCTGGAGAATGGGATGCTTTCCTCCAGAACCAGCTGCTGCACCCCAGCAGTGAATGCTCTGTACTGTGAGAAGAGGCGCAATGTGTGAGCAGTGACGGTCTGAGTATGCTCTCGCTGCCCGTTAGTGAGGAAAGTGAGCCAAGACACTTAAGTGAATGACAGTGCGCTGAGAGGAGAAAGCCATCCGTTGATCTTGGTGTTGgttttttaatataatacatCCATAATATTGTGTAGATCTTAAGGATTAAATCCAGCAGAACAAATGAAATACCTGAAATATCCTAAAAGTAGCAATTAAGAGAAAAACAAGTCTAAGATAGGTAAAATGGAGGTGAGGGTAATTCAAACCCACTTCGTAAGGTTTGTCAGCACCACAGTCTGTTCAGAAGACGTTAAAAGAAGGGGGCAGGGTTGTAAAAGATAAACAGACGCTATAAAAGACAGAGCTGAATGTAATGGGAAGGGTTAGACTAGGccaaagcggggggggggggggggggggggggggggaaacggtcgtttttgttttttgtctcctAAACTAAGAAAGTGAATATGTTACTTTAAATGAGCACAAAGCAGTAAGTGTTAGTGAGGCAAATGAGCAAAAGGCATTTAAGAAATATAAGGAACACTATTTAATTTTCTGACAAGTTAGAATGGGCTTATTGGAAGTTTTCAGGTGTTTAAGAAATCATAAATGCTGCCCTTCATGAATTACATTTTGACTCAGTTAGGGCACCACACTAAAAGTCAGACAGAATCTCTCATTCTAGCTAGGGAAAGGCTGTAGAGTAAAGTGTTGCCCGAAGAGGTAACAACCAACAGAAACAATTACTTCCAGTGACTCAGGATGAGACAGCTGTGTCTAGTATAGTACCCCTGCATCAGCATGAACAGAGCCCACGATGCTACCTGCACTGACTAGACACTTCCATTTGCTTTAATTATGTTTACTAATGATTTTGTGGGCATTTCATAGCATGATAAGCAACTACTTAAAACTTAACTTGAATCTCTATTGGGAAAGCATGTGTGAACCATTTCTCAAGCAGAAATGGACAGCCTTGGTACTATTTTTTATCTGTATATggctgaaaaaaaatgtcagtgggGTAGAAATACAAAGTAAAGTTatagaaagaaaccagagaaaatatattctttttccaTGGCTTTATAATTCACCAAACCTGTATTACCATATAAATATACTATGAACAGAAGATAAGCTCACAAATACATTCTTTTTCCATGGCTTTATACTTCACTAAACCTGTGTTACCATATAAATATACTATGAACAGAAGATAAGTTCACAAGTTGCAAGGTACATAGTTTTTTGAAATCTCATTTCTAGATTCCAATAatgatggaattttaaaaagtattgataCTGGTATATATGAGCATCTTTAAAAAGTTTG from Arvicola amphibius chromosome 12, mArvAmp1.2, whole genome shotgun sequence encodes the following:
- the Chml gene encoding rab proteins geranylgeranyltransferase component A 2 — encoded protein: MADKLPTEFDVIIIGTGLPESILAAACSRSGQRVLHVDSRSYYGGNWASFSFTGLLSWLKDCQQSHDSEEDTTASWQDLIHDTEEAVALCRKDGTIQHTEVFCYVSQDAGDSTQKTDALQRSPSSEASATLADSLDSAGLPKERHSAYFSSHEVPSEHTERSDREPSSSPADAENSLEKEKEHEDETGTQAVSDGDKDEDTLDVEDNTEKPKRSRITYPQMIKESRRFNIDLVSKLLYSQGSLIDLLIKSNVSRYAEFKNVTRILAFWEGKVEQVPCSRADVFNSKGLTMVEKRMLMKFLTFCLDYEQHSDEYQDFKQCSFSEYLKTKQLTPSLQHFILHSIAMTSEPSCTTLDGLKATKTFLQCLGRFGNTPFIFPLYGQGEIPQCFCRMCAVFGGIYCLRHKVQCLVVDKDSGRCKGIIDHFGQRISASYFIVEDSYLSKEACSNVQYQQISRAVLITDRSILETDSDQQVSILTVPPLEPGTGSIRVMELCPSTMTCMKDSYLVHLTCVSSKTAREDLEPVVKQLFIPFAEAEDQEELRKPRLLWALYFNMRDSSGVSRSSYCGLPPNVYVCSGPDCGPGNEHAVKQAEALFQEIFPNEEFCPPPPNPEDIIFEGEG